In a genomic window of Polypterus senegalus isolate Bchr_013 chromosome 13, ASM1683550v1, whole genome shotgun sequence:
- the zgc:158296 gene encoding caveolin-2 produces MLHDDLLVECKIDEGEIPRTAAPAPLPTEPPPKVDVRDPHGINQHLKVDFNDVLAEPPSFHSFDKVWTWSDILFEASKLWCYRIISLLCAVPVSIITGFLFAILGCLHIWCVIPCVKLCTISMPPIRTLWNSILEIIVVPVCVSIGRCCSSIYMTVSKQ; encoded by the exons ATGCTGCACGACGACCTCTTAGTGGAGTGCAAGATTGATGAGGGAGAAATCCCAAGAACTGCTGCTCCAGCACCCCTTCCTACAGAGCCACCTCCCAAAGTTGACGTGCGAGATCCTCATGGAATAAATCAGCACCTGAAG GTTGATTTTAATGATGTTCTAGCTGAGCCTCCCTCCTTTCACAGTTTTGATAAGGTCTGGACCTGGAGTGACATCCTATTTGAAGCCTCTAAGCTCTGGTGTTACCGTATCATTTCTCTGCTCTGTGCTGTCCCTGTATCCATAATAACTGGCTTCCTCTTTGCTATTCTGGGCTGTCTACACATCTG GTGTGTCATCCCTTGTGTCAAGTTGTGTACCATTAGTATGCCTCCAATCCGCACACTTTGGAACAGCATTCTGGAAATCATTGTAGTACCAGTATGTGTCAGCATTGGCCGCTGCTGCAGCAGTATCTACATGACTGTGTCTAAACAATGA